The window CAAAAGCGGAAAGACCGCAAGAAGAAGGATGAAAAAGGAGCGCTACCCAATCCTGTGCTGAAACAAAATTACTAGTCCCGATTTTGGCACGGTTTTCGCCTTTTGAGGTTTCGTCCCAATGGAGCGATATTTTATATATATTGCGAAACAATTAAACTGAACACTCAGTACAAAGATGAAGAGGTTGGTTCTGATCCTATTACTCGTACTGCCATCGCTTTCGATGGAGAAGGGCGCATTGGATCCTAAGGACACTCACAAAACAGTAAAAGCTTTGTTTGTGTATCAGTTTGCAACATTGGTGGATTGGCCGAAGGAATTCAAGCAAGGGGATTTCATCATCGGTGTTTTCGGAGATTCTCCGCTCTATGATGAATTGGTTTCGAAATACTCGAATAAATCAGTAGGGAAACAAGCCATTAAAATCAAAACCTTTCCGACTTTTTCAGAAGTAAGTCACTGTCACATTCTCGTTGTTGCTCCCGACCAGAGCGACCGGGTGTCGGAATTATCGAAAAAATTTAAAAGTAAAAGCACACTCATAGTCACCGAAAAAGAAGGGAAACTAAGAGAAGGGGCCGTAATTAACTTTGTTATTAAGGACAACAAACAATCGTACGAACTCAGCAAGTCCAATGCGTCGAAATACAAATTGGTGGTGGGTTCTAAATTAGAAAACCTTGCTGCCCGAGTAGAATAATATTATGAAAAGGATATCCTACATATTGGTGTTTGTGCTCATGACCTTCCTGCAGGCCATGGCTCAGGGTCCTTTCGCTGAAGGTGCGCTGGTTGCGTACCAAAACAACGAATGGGATAAAGCAACCCGTTTAATCGATAGCGCAATTGTATCGCCATCGGAAGCAGGTGATGCCTTTACCTGGCACTTAAGAGGATTTATTTACCGCGATGTCTATAAGCAGGTGGACAAAGAGGACCGTTATTCAAAGGCACGACCCATTGCGATTGAGTCATTCTTTAAATCGAACGAACTGGATAAAAACAACGATTTCACGGCACGCAACAACGGATCTTTAAAAAGCATAATTGTTTCCTATTACAACGATGCGGTTCGTTTAATGGACACTACCAATTATGCTGAATCCGAAAAGTTTTATAACGAGTATAAAAAACAAACGCAACGTTTAACCCCCGGTACCGACTTTACCAAATCGGATGTGGAGTATTACAATGCGCTTGCAACGGTGTTGGTAAAAAAATACAACCGGATGGATAAAGGCTCTGATGAGTTTTTTAATCAAGCCATTCGTGTATACGAAAAAGTAGTTGAACTGGATTCGGCCAACTGTCTTGCACATTACCAGATTGGTATTTTGTACTACAACAAAGGCGTAGAGATTTTATTAAATCTTGATCCTACCACTCCACTGGAAGATATTGTAAAAGCGCAGGAAACCTGTGTGGATTTATTCCTCTTATCGAAACCACACATGTATAAAGCATGGGAGTTACAAAACTGCAAGGATATTAATCCACTCGAAATAGCAGAGGGCCTCAGCGGTATCCATTACCAGTTGAACGAGCCCGACAAGTTTAAGTATTGGGAAGATCTGAAA is drawn from Flavobacteriales bacterium and contains these coding sequences:
- a CDS encoding YfiR family protein, producing MKRLVLILLLVLPSLSMEKGALDPKDTHKTVKALFVYQFATLVDWPKEFKQGDFIIGVFGDSPLYDELVSKYSNKSVGKQAIKIKTFPTFSEVSHCHILVVAPDQSDRVSELSKKFKSKSTLIVTEKEGKLREGAVINFVIKDNKQSYELSKSNASKYKLVVGSKLENLAARVE
- a CDS encoding tetratricopeptide repeat protein, whose amino-acid sequence is MKRISYILVFVLMTFLQAMAQGPFAEGALVAYQNNEWDKATRLIDSAIVSPSEAGDAFTWHLRGFIYRDVYKQVDKEDRYSKARPIAIESFFKSNELDKNNDFTARNNGSLKSIIVSYYNDAVRLMDTTNYAESEKFYNEYKKQTQRLTPGTDFTKSDVEYYNALATVLVKKYNRMDKGSDEFFNQAIRVYEKVVELDSANCLAHYQIGILYYNKGVEILLNLDPTTPLEDIVKAQETCVDLFLLSKPHMYKAWELQNCKDINPLEIAEGLSGIHYQLNEPDKFKYWEDLKKKLQEGQDK